One Mycobacterium dioxanotrophicus genomic region harbors:
- the istA gene encoding IS21 family transposase, with protein sequence MRVRVELFAAIRRDARVEGMSIRALARKHQVGRGTVRRALTSAEPPPRKTPVRSSPRLDPFKSAIDDMLRADLEAPRKQRHTARRIHVRLIEEHDAIEVSYSTVRDYVRIRRTQIGLEAGRRVEVMIPQEHAPGAEAEVDFGELYVILAGVKTKVFLFTFRLSYSGKAVHRIYATQGQEAFLEGHIAAFNEIGGIPARHVRYDNLTAAVTRVVNARGRERVENDRWVLFRSHFGFDAFYCQPGIAGAHEKGGVEGDVGRFRRQHLVPMPVVDSLDELNEKVRALDAADDRRRISSRIRTVGEDFATERENLAPLPVEGFDPGLMLNPMVDRSAMITVRMARYSVPARFIHRRVRVSLRASEVVVFDGRLQIARHARVITRGGQSVNLDHYLEVLKGKPGALPGSTALAQARESGAFTPAHEAFWANARRRLGDAVGTRELIDVLLLHRAMAADEVEAGLLAAVSVGAVSADVVAVEARLHTTLAAPTGASSDRHPVAQPSDGERRDGDAKRSRKVVSLTERLLLDPAAVIAGLPPDTRPLPSMEKYQQLLGRRTGTDHHPDPMSPDESGAPR encoded by the coding sequence ATGAGGGTGCGTGTGGAACTGTTCGCTGCGATCCGTCGGGACGCCCGGGTCGAGGGCATGTCGATCCGAGCGCTCGCACGCAAGCACCAAGTCGGACGCGGCACCGTTCGCCGGGCCCTCACGTCCGCGGAACCACCGCCGCGGAAGACCCCGGTGCGTTCCTCGCCCCGGTTGGATCCGTTCAAGTCGGCCATCGACGACATGCTCCGCGCCGACCTTGAGGCGCCGCGGAAGCAACGGCACACCGCCCGCCGGATCCACGTCCGCCTCATCGAGGAACACGACGCCATTGAGGTGTCGTACTCGACGGTTCGCGACTACGTCCGCATCCGCCGCACGCAGATCGGCCTCGAAGCTGGCCGCCGGGTCGAAGTCATGATCCCCCAGGAGCACGCGCCAGGCGCAGAAGCAGAAGTCGACTTCGGCGAGCTCTACGTCATCCTGGCCGGGGTGAAGACGAAGGTCTTCCTCTTCACATTCAGGTTGAGTTACTCCGGGAAGGCGGTGCACCGGATCTACGCCACCCAAGGCCAAGAGGCGTTCCTCGAGGGCCACATCGCCGCGTTCAACGAGATCGGCGGCATCCCCGCCCGGCACGTCCGGTACGACAACCTCACCGCCGCAGTCACCCGGGTCGTCAACGCGCGCGGTCGTGAGCGGGTAGAGAACGACCGCTGGGTGCTGTTCCGCTCTCACTTCGGGTTCGACGCGTTCTACTGCCAGCCGGGCATCGCCGGGGCACATGAGAAGGGCGGTGTGGAAGGCGACGTCGGCCGGTTCCGCCGCCAGCACCTCGTGCCCATGCCCGTCGTCGACTCGCTCGACGAGCTGAACGAGAAGGTCCGTGCCTTGGACGCCGCCGACGACCGCCGACGGATCTCGTCGCGGATCCGGACCGTCGGCGAGGACTTCGCGACCGAACGCGAGAACCTCGCGCCGCTCCCGGTCGAGGGGTTCGACCCCGGGCTGATGCTGAACCCGATGGTCGACCGCTCCGCGATGATCACCGTCCGCATGGCCCGGTACTCCGTCCCGGCGCGGTTCATCCACCGCCGCGTCCGCGTCTCCTTGCGCGCATCCGAGGTCGTCGTGTTCGACGGCCGACTCCAGATCGCCCGGCACGCCCGCGTCATCACAAGGGGTGGCCAGTCGGTGAACCTCGACCACTACCTCGAGGTGCTCAAGGGTAAGCCGGGCGCATTGCCAGGCTCCACCGCGTTGGCGCAGGCCCGCGAATCGGGGGCGTTCACGCCTGCGCATGAGGCGTTCTGGGCGAACGCCCGCAGGCGGCTCGGGGATGCGGTCGGCACCCGGGAACTGATCGACGTGCTCCTACTGCACCGCGCCATGGCCGCCGACGAAGTCGAAGCCGGGCTGCTCGCCGCAGTGAGCGTCGGTGCAGTCTCAGCTGATGTGGTCGCGGTCGAAGCACGCCTGCACACCACCCTCGCAGCGCCCACCGGGGCCAGTTCAGACCGTCATCCCGTTGCGCAGCCCAGCGATGGCGAACGACGAGATGGCGACGCCAAGCGCAGCCGGAAGGTCGTGTCCCTCACCGAACGCCTGCTGCTCGACCCGGCCGCGGTCATCGCCGGCCTCCCGCCCGACACCCGGCCGCTGCCGTCGATGGAGAAATACCAGCAACTGCTCGGCCGCCGCACCGGCACCGACCACCACCCCGACCCGATGAGTCCCGATGAGAGCGGAGCACCCCGATGA
- the istB gene encoding IS21-like element helper ATPase IstB translates to MSTVTSVTTTLRRRRGLTEEAAVAAVDQACRRLRLPTMRALLGDAVAAANKDQLTYTGFLAELLLAECDDRDRRSTIRRVNGAGFPRSKFLADFDFDANSNINPATIHQLATGEWVRKGQPLCLIGDSGTGKSHLLIGMGTAAAEKGFRVKYTLATRLVNELVEAADEKQLARTIARYGRVDLLCIDELGYMELDRRGAELLFQVLTEREEKNSVAIASNEGFAGWTKTFTDPRLCAAIVDRLTFGGNIIETGTDSYRLASTRSGNASR, encoded by the coding sequence ATGAGCACAGTCACCAGCGTGACCACCACCTTGCGCCGCCGCCGCGGCCTGACCGAGGAAGCCGCCGTAGCGGCGGTCGACCAGGCCTGCCGGAGGCTCCGGCTCCCGACCATGCGGGCCCTGCTTGGCGACGCGGTCGCGGCGGCGAACAAGGACCAGTTGACCTACACCGGATTCCTCGCCGAGCTGCTCCTGGCCGAGTGCGACGACCGCGACCGTCGGTCCACCATCCGGCGCGTGAACGGCGCCGGGTTCCCGCGGAGCAAGTTCCTCGCGGACTTCGACTTCGACGCCAACTCGAACATCAACCCCGCCACCATCCACCAGTTGGCGACCGGCGAGTGGGTGCGGAAGGGCCAGCCGCTGTGCCTGATCGGGGATTCCGGCACCGGCAAGTCTCACCTGCTCATCGGCATGGGGACCGCAGCCGCGGAAAAGGGATTCCGGGTAAAGTACACCCTCGCCACGAGGCTGGTGAACGAGCTTGTAGAAGCAGCCGATGAGAAGCAGTTGGCCCGCACGATCGCTCGTTACGGCCGCGTCGACCTGCTCTGCATTGACGAGCTCGGCTACATGGAACTGGACCGCCGCGGCGCCGAACTCCTCTTCCAGGTCCTCACCGAGCGAGAGGAGAAGAACAGCGTGGCAATCGCGTCCAACGAGGGCTTCGCCGGCTGGACCAAGACCTTCACGGACCCGCGCCTGTGCGCGGCCATCGTCGACCGCCTCACCTTCGGCGGCAACATCATCGAAACTGGTACCGACTCCTACCGGCTGGCGTCGACCCGGTCAGGGAACGCGTCGCGGTGA
- a CDS encoding nucleotidyl transferase AbiEii/AbiGii toxin family protein, whose protein sequence is MTWADEYRTKQAFWVALRTRATRHARTTQPPQPSHELLRQFVIQRFMARVFNANEPPWVVAGGIGMLIRVPGARATRDLDLTATEPGRSDRHQVLDDIATHTGLSDLDPFDYTVDTAEPFTGVMNGTKLRITATIGADRAAVFAVDVASDTIPISDIERRQPNPIVPDVKGMSPLPAVPLYPLASQLADKIIGVMYRDTTGRSTNRYRDLVDLTLYAGAVDINGDDLRTALDRRAQTRTQPPPTTIDIPADWSTGYTRIATTTSLPEPLRHLDNAADTVSAWLNPLLSGELNTGYTWDHHAGAWRPPDRGPTVPGQVWVRPHTRDGRPITDHYRRRPQR, encoded by the coding sequence ATGACCTGGGCCGACGAATACCGCACCAAGCAAGCATTCTGGGTCGCGCTACGCACCCGAGCCACCCGCCACGCACGCACCACCCAGCCACCACAACCCTCACACGAACTGTTGCGCCAGTTCGTCATTCAACGATTCATGGCACGCGTATTCAACGCCAACGAGCCACCCTGGGTAGTCGCCGGCGGCATCGGCATGCTCATCCGTGTCCCCGGAGCCCGCGCGACCCGAGACCTCGACCTCACCGCCACCGAGCCAGGGCGCAGCGACCGCCACCAGGTCCTCGATGACATCGCCACCCACACCGGCCTCAGCGACCTCGACCCGTTCGACTACACCGTCGACACTGCTGAGCCGTTCACCGGCGTCATGAACGGCACCAAACTGCGCATCACCGCCACCATCGGCGCCGACCGCGCCGCGGTCTTCGCCGTGGACGTCGCCTCCGACACCATCCCCATCAGCGACATCGAGCGCCGCCAACCCAATCCGATAGTCCCCGACGTCAAAGGCATGTCGCCCCTACCAGCCGTCCCGCTCTACCCACTGGCAAGCCAACTCGCCGACAAGATCATCGGCGTCATGTACCGCGACACGACAGGACGATCCACCAACCGCTACCGCGACCTCGTCGATCTCACCCTCTACGCCGGCGCCGTCGACATCAACGGTGACGACCTGCGCACCGCCCTGGATCGCCGCGCACAAACCCGAACCCAACCGCCTCCCACCACCATCGACATACCCGCCGACTGGTCTACTGGCTACACCCGCATCGCCACCACCACCTCACTGCCCGAACCCCTACGCCACCTCGACAACGCCGCCGATACCGTCAGCGCCTGGCTCAACCCACTACTGTCCGGGGAACTCAACACCGGCTACACGTGGGACCACCACGCCGGCGCGTGGCGCCCACCAGACCGCGGACCCACAGTGCCAGGACAGGTTTGGGTACGCCCTCACACCAGAGACGGCCGCCCCATCACCGACCACTACCGCCGCCGCCCCCAACGCTGA